In Drosophila ananassae strain 14024-0371.13 chromosome 3R, ASM1763931v2, whole genome shotgun sequence, the DNA window AATGACAGAGAACGGGGCCGAGTAGATGATGAAAAATTGCTCAATAAAGTGAATTAGCAATGCACTTAGGAGACGAAATGAGAACAATTAGTACAGAAATGAACAGAAAAACGATTTTAACGAAAATTGTAAGCCATTcagtttgtgtttgtgtttgcttAGTTGGCCAGCATAGTTTTTGGCCCAGTTAGTATGTAAAAAACCAATTTCAAAACTGAAATGATAGTTATGAGGAGAGagattataaaataattaagttAAGAAGGTTTATTTTGAAAACGTTCTGAAGATGATTAACAACTTAGGAAgctaataatttattttatataaataaaattgactTTAAACTTTGTcggaaaattaaatttctctTTTGGGAAATGGAATATTTTTGCAACACTTGCTGGTTCTTTTCACGCCCTTCGCCTGCAACGCATCCCGAAAAGCTCCAGGCCAGGCCGGCATTTGCGAAACGTGTCCAACAGCGTTCCGCCAAAGGCTCCGCGCATGGTCATGGTAATATCCTCGATATTGCCAATATCGCAGGTGGCCATCAAAAAACCATCGGACAATAATTCCTCGCAGGCCGTTCCGGGCACCAGGCGCTCATCGAATCTGGCAACTGCCACACAGAGGCGCATCTGCTGGCGTTGCAACAGCCAAGGGATCACCAAATTCCAATTGGCCCGGCTCCAGTCCAGCTCATCCTCCACCAGCACACCGTTCTCGGCCGTAAACTCAACCGGTTGTAAATGGTAagacttaaaactcaaactgaataaaataagaatcTTTAAGTTTTGTTTAATCATGTTGGATAATTTATATTTCACGATCGATATTCGTCTGAACTGAAGCAAGTTGCATTTGAAACTGAAAACAT includes these proteins:
- the LOC6498636 gene encoding uncharacterized protein LOC6498636; translation: MIKQNLKILILFSLSFKSYHLQPVEFTAENGVLVEDELDWSRANWNLVIPWLLQRQQMRLCVAVARFDERLVPGTACEELLSDGFLMATCDIGNIEDITMTMRGAFGGTLLDTFRKCRPGLELFGMRCRRRA